One genomic segment of Hypomesus transpacificus isolate Combined female chromosome 5, fHypTra1, whole genome shotgun sequence includes these proteins:
- the adora2b gene encoding adenosine receptor A2b, translating to MTMFYIVIELIIAVLSISGNVLVCWAVAINTTLKNATNYFLVSLAVADILVGCLAIPFAITISIGICLDFYGCLFLACFVLVLTQSSIFSLLAVAIDRYVAVKIPLRYRELVTGKRAREIIAILWILSFIIGLIPFLGWNLKEQACAPPPENASVRLDNASDQCPLIGREGERAFLKSCQLACMFESVVDMHYMVYFNFFGCVLPPLLIMLGIYAKIFTVARKQLRQIELKCVGNGDSSHHHSLLQREFRAAKSLSIIVGLFALCWLPVHILNCLTLFYGDLYKSPVVMYVAIMLSHANSAVNPIIYAYRIKDFRDTFRKILTRHFLCRREDLYLSSNGSRRNKDQIHMTIDPLL from the exons ATGACTATGTTCTATATAGTAATTGAATTAATAATTGCTGTTTTGTCCATATCCGGCAATGTATTGGTTTGCTGGGCTGTCGCAATCAATACCACTCTGAAAAACGCTACGAACTACTTTTTGGTGTCCTTGGCAGTAGCCGATATTTTGGTTGGTTGTCTTGCCATCCCTTTTGCCATAACTATAAGCATTGGTATCTGTTTGGACTTCTACGGATGCCTTTTCCTCGCCTGCTTTGTTTTGGTACTGACTCAAAGCTCAATATTTAGCCTTCTTGCTGTTGCAATTGACAGATATGTGGCCGTTAAAATCCCTCTAAG GTACAGGGAGCTGGTGACGGGCAAAAGGGCCAGAGAGATCATCGCCATTTTATGGATCCTATCCTTCATCATTGGCCTCATCCCCTTCCTGGGCTGGAACCTAAAGGAGCAAGCATGCGCTCCGCCCCCGGAGAACGCCAGCGTCCGGTTGGACAACGCCTCCGACCAGTGCCCTCTGATTGGCCGGGAGGGCGAGCGAGCCTTCCTGAAGAGCTGCCAGCTCGCCTGCATGTTTGAGAGCGTGGTGGACATGCACTACATGGTCTACTTCAACTTCTTCGGCTGcgtcctcccccccctgctcaTCATGCTGGGCATCTACGCCAAGATCTTCACGGTGGCGCGCAAGCAGCTGCGGCAGATCGAGCTCAAGTGCGTGGGCAACGGCGACAGCAGCCACCACCACAGCCTGCTGCAGCGCGAGTTCCGGGCCGCCAAGTCGCTCTCCATCATCGTGGGGCTGTTCGCCCTGTGCTGGCTGCCCGTCCACATCCTCAACTGCCTGACGCTGTTCTACGGCGACCTGTACAAGTCGCCCGTCGTCATGTACGTGGCCATCATGCTGTCGCACGCCAACTCGGCCGTCAACCCCATCATCTACGCCTACCGCATCAAGGACTTCCGGGACACCTTCCGGAAGATCCTGACGCGCCACTTCCTGTGCCGCAGGGAGGACCTCTACCTTAGCTCCAACGGCAGCAGGCGGAATAAAGACCAGATTCACATGACTATCGACCCCTTactctag
- the zswim7 gene encoding zinc finger SWIM domain-containing protein 7 isoform X1, which produces MSSLAAVAEQLFQDIQKTFHETSLIPDDLLIALRFVFGSCALQALDLVDQRSVTCVSSPSGRKAFQVLGGSGKLYTCFISCHFCPCPAFAYTVLRRNESLLCKHILAAYLSQAMGVSRLEVLSDQQMSLILSGGAGPEP; this is translated from the exons ATGTCCTCATTAGCTGCAGTGGCAGAGCAGCTTTTCCAAGATATTCAGAAAACGTTCCACGAAACGTCTCTAA TTCCTGATGATCTGCTTATTGC cctgaggTTCGTGTTTGGGTCGTGTGCACTGCAGGCCCTGGACCTGGTGGACCAGCGCTCTGTAACCTGTGTCTCATCTCCCAGTGGAAGAAAAGCCTTCCAG GTGCTGGGGGGATCAGGGAAGCTGTACACCTGCTTCATCTCCTGTCACTTCTGTCCCTGTCCGGCCTTCGCCTACACAGTGCTCAGGAGGAATGAGAGCCTGCTG TGTAAGCACATTCTGGCAGCCTACCTGAGCCAGGCCATGGGAGTGTCCCGGCTGGAGGTCTTGTCTGACCAACAGATGTCCCTCATCCTGTCTGGGGGAGCTGGCCCAGAACCCTAG
- the zswim7 gene encoding zinc finger SWIM domain-containing protein 7 isoform X2, with protein MRDVLISCSGRAAFPRYSENVPRNVSNLRFVFGSCALQALDLVDQRSVTCVSSPSGRKAFQVLGGSGKLYTCFISCHFCPCPAFAYTVLRRNESLLCKHILAAYLSQAMGVSRLEVLSDQQMSLILSGGAGPEP; from the exons ATGAGAGATGTCCTCATTAGCTGCAGTGGCAGAGCAGCTTTTCCAAGATATTCAGAAAACGTTCCACGAAACGTCTCTAA cctgaggTTCGTGTTTGGGTCGTGTGCACTGCAGGCCCTGGACCTGGTGGACCAGCGCTCTGTAACCTGTGTCTCATCTCCCAGTGGAAGAAAAGCCTTCCAG GTGCTGGGGGGATCAGGGAAGCTGTACACCTGCTTCATCTCCTGTCACTTCTGTCCCTGTCCGGCCTTCGCCTACACAGTGCTCAGGAGGAATGAGAGCCTGCTG TGTAAGCACATTCTGGCAGCCTACCTGAGCCAGGCCATGGGAGTGTCCCGGCTGGAGGTCTTGTCTGACCAACAGATGTCCCTCATCCTGTCTGGGGGAGCTGGCCCAGAACCCTAG
- the zcchc10 gene encoding zinc finger CCHC domain-containing protein 10 has translation MATPMHRIIARRQAEANKQHVRCQKCLEFGHWTYECSGKRKYLHRPSRTVEMKKKLKENENKQANITGPGREGSSERKTKKKRSKDSSSSSSSDSDSSSSDSSSDSSDSSSSSDDDSDSSSDSSSSSSSSSSDSASNSDNDSDQGPPKKKKKKK, from the exons ATGGCGACTCCCATGCACAGAATTATTGCCCGACGACAGGC GGAAGCAAATAAACAACATGTGCGATGTCAGAAGTGTTTGGAATTTGGCCACTGGACATATGAGTGTTCAGGAAAGCGTAAATATCTTCACAGACCATCAAGAACAGTAGAGATGAAAAAGAAACTCAAAGAGAATGAGAATAAGCAAGCCAACATTACAGG TCCAGGAAGAGAAGGCTCctctgagagaaaaacaaaaaagaaaag GTCAAAAGACAGCAGCAGTAGTAGCAGTAGTGATTCTGACAGTTCCTCTAGTGACTCCTCGTCTGACAGCAGTGACTCCTCCAGTTCCTCGGATGACGACAGTGACAGCAGTAGTGacagctccagctcctcctccagttccAGTTCAGACTCTGCCTCAAATAGTGACAATGACTCAGACCAAGGCccaccaaagaagaagaaaaagaagaaatag